The DNA segment TTTTCTAGAAAGGTGTCCACAATCTAGCTCAACCAGTCTACCCTCGTGAACAAAGCCACGACTGACAGGCCGCACATTCCTCGAAAGTCAGCAAAGTTCTTCAATGCCACTCAACTCGTCATCACTGAACTGAGCACCCGACTCATCGGAGGAGGAGTTGCACGAATCACAAATGTAAAAGACAAGTGGTTCGATTTCACTATCCACAATCATGTCCCGTTCTCATGCTTCAGCTTCAACTTGCTCTACAAGAGCGCAGCAGTTTTGCCACTTCTTCTGTTTTACAGATGCCAGTGCTTCTGGCAGAAGCTTCTCTACTTCAGCCAAAGTGAAACCCGTATTCCGTGCTGCGATGTACCCCTTTACCTGGCTCCAAACAAGCTCTATGGGGTTGAACTCGCAGTGGTATGGTGGTACACGAAGCACTTCATGGCCGTGGGTAGCCGCCAGAGTGTCGATGCGGTACACAATACTGGGTGTGTTGACCTTTTGGGAAAGTTCCAGCAGTTCAGCTCTCACCATGTCATCTGACCACGGAACACCTTTCTTTGTGAGCCAAAGCTGAATATCAGATTTGCGCGTCGACTTGGTAGGTGCTTTCTCAAGAGCTATGCTGTGGTATGGCGCATTGTCCATGACAATAACGCTAATAGGCGGAATGTTTGGCAAAAGCTTGTCGGTGAACCACTCCTCAAAGTATCTGCCATCCATCTCAGAGTGGTAGTCAGCGCTGCCCCCCTTTTTTGCTCGGAAGTAGTCAGCAGCTCCTTCGATGAAACCAGTTGCACTGCTGCCAGCATGTACGAGGATCAAACGGGCCCCTTTGCCCGAGGGTTCAGCCAATCCTCTCGTCAGACCTTTGAGGAAGGCATCTTGCGATGACTTCACAGTCGTGTCCTGCCAAACGTACTCCTTCGTGTGCCCTGCGTTGA comes from the Rhipicephalus microplus isolate Deutch F79 unplaced genomic scaffold, USDA_Rmic scaffold_14, whole genome shotgun sequence genome and includes:
- the LOC119186331 gene encoding uncharacterized protein LOC119186331, producing MRFPEKSVREVLSVVSEDTGISPRTVVKLKAERLRGPLVSAKKRAREVKISSSRTVKHDSLTIHAIRLCIIYLDETWVNAGHTKEYVWQDTTVKSSQDAFLKGLTRGLAEPSGKGARLILVHAGSSATGFIEGAADYFRAKKGGSADYHSEMDGRYFEEWFTDKLLPNIPPISVIVMDNAPYHSIALEKAPTKSTRKSDIQLWLTKKGVPWSDDMVRAELLELSQKVNTPSIVYRIDTLAATHGHEVLRVPPYHCEFNPIELVWSQVKGYIAARNTGFTLAEVEKLLPEALASVKQKKWQNCCALVEQVEAEA